CAAGGTACACTTTGTGCCATATAAATAATGCCTCCACAACTTCAAAGCAAACACTACTGCAGCCAATTCAAGATCATGGGTCGGGTAATTCTGTTCATGAGGCTTCAACTGACGTAAAGCATATGCAATAACTTTGTCCctttgcataagaacacaacccaAACCTGAAATAGAAGCATCACTATATACAACAAGATCATCAGTACCTTCGGGTAAGGCTAGGACAGGAGCTTTACATAACTTTGTCTTAAGCGTTTGACAGGCCTTTTCTTGAGCTTCTGTCCACACAAACTTCACCCCTTTCTTCATCAATTCAGTCATTGGCTTAGCTATTCGGGAGAAATCTTGAATAGACCTTCTATAATAGCCTGCTAAACCGAGAAAACTCTTGATCTGCGTAGGTATCTTTGGCTGCTCCCATTTAGAGACAGCTTCAATCTTGGCGGGATCAACTTTAATACCTTCAGAAGAGATGACATGCCCGAGAAATTAAACTTCTCGAAGCCAAAACTCACACTTGGAAAACTTCGCATAGAGTTTCTTCTCCCTAAGAACCTCAAGAACGACCCTTAAATGCTTGCGGTGCTCGGTTTCAGACTTTGAATAAATcagaatatcgtcaatgaagATAATCACAAAATGATCTAAGAATGGGCGACATACCCGATTCATTAAATCCATAAAAGCGGCAGGAGCATTTGTCAACCCAAATGGCATGACAAAAAACTCATAGTGCCCATAACGTGTACGTAAAGCTGTCTTGGCCACATCTTcctttttgacttttaattgaTGATAGCCAGACCGCAAATCGATCTTAGAGAAGTATGAAGCACCATGGAGCTGATCAAAGAGATCATCAATATGCGGGAGAGGATACTTGTTCTTAACCGTTCGCTTATTCAGCTCACGGTAGTCTATGCACATGCGCATagaaccatctttcttcttgacaaagaGAACCGGAGCTCCCCAAGGTGAGGAACTAGGTCGAATAAAGCCTTTATCAAGTAGCTCTTGAAGCTGAGTCATTAGCTCTTTCGTTTCAGTAGGAGCTAATCTATAAGGTGCCTTTGCAATAGGTGTAGCACCGGATATAAGATCAATCTGAAAAGTGACCTCTCGGTCGGGAGGAATACCGAGAAGATCATCAGGAAACACATCAAAAAATTCAGAAACTACTTCAACATTTGCAATGGAAGACTTCTCCTTTCATGCATCAATAACATAGGCAAGGAAGTGATTCTTATCATGTCGTATACACTTGAGAGCCTTCATCAAATTGATGATCTTTATGCTCCATTTCTTCTTATCTCCATAGATAGAAATGACTTTACCAACTGGAGTAGAAAACCGAACTATCTTTtgagaaaataatataatagcACCATGTTGagacaaccaatccataccTATCACTATATCGAACCCAGCAAGTGTAGTAGGCAATAACTGGACCGAAAAGGGGCGTTCCTTTATCTCAATAGAACAATCATCATAACCTTCTTGAATGTCACTAATAGTACCATTAGCAATTTCTACCTCTAAAGAACAATCTAGGGGAGTAGTGACCCTATCAAGCTTAGGAGCAAACAAAGTGGACACAAAAGACCTATTTGCACCCGAATCAAATAGAACAGAAGCAGGTTTTGAGTTTACAAGAAATGTACCGCTCACTACCTCATCATTCTCCTTGGCAGCTTCAACTGTCATCTGAAAGGCTCGAGCTTTAGGCTTTTGGGCAGCCGTCTTCTTTCCATCATCTTTTCCTTGTGGGCAATCTTTGATGAAATGACCGGTTTGGTGACACCGGTAACACTTTGGCTTGTCTTTGCATTCTGAAGCAGGATGACCCGTACCACCATAAGTATCACACCTTCGGGTCTTATCTGAACATGGACCTAAATGAGGTGCTTTACAAGTACCACACCAATTCTTCGGCTTTGCATTGTTGTTGCCCCCACCCCTTGAAGATGAACTTTTCTTGAACTTCTTATTTGATCCATTTGATCCATCATGCTTCCTTTTTGAACCTGATTGCTTATCAATATTAGCTTTTATTGCAGCCCTTTTACTCTTGAAGTCATCATCCAGCCTCTTGGACTCCTTAATCGCGGCGGACAATGTAGTGTGCTGCCTACAAAGGCCACGATAGCTAGCAGGAAGACCATCACAATATGCTTCAATCTGATCAATCTCTATAGGTACCACGCGACCTACAAACTGGAGCTTTTCTGTAAACGAGCGAGCATACTCACCTATGGCACCGGGCTTAGCGGTCAAAGCTCTGAATTCCTTCTCAATCAGCCTCAACTCACGAGTACCCATATATTCTTCCAAAAACTTTTCCCTGAATGTACCCCAAGGCATAGCAGCTAGTACCTCGGGAGTCAAGGAAACAGTAGCAGATCTCCACCAGATGCGAGAAGTCTTCGTTAACACACGGGTAGCAcataacactttcatatcatccGGACAGTAGCATGAAGCAAAGATCACTTCAGTATCAGCAAGTCATTCCATGGCACCCACTACATCAAGTGTGCCATCAAAGTCCTTGGCACCACACTTCTTAAAGCTCTCATATTTAAAATCATGGACACGAGGAGCAGCCACAACATCAGGCTCCACCACATTCATTCCACCATTCACATCAGCAACAACATTTTCAAGAGCAACCTGTGACCTTACCATAGATGGCTCGATACGGTTTGAGCGGTTAGAATAGTTTCCATCAGTATGCTCATTCCGTTGCAAGCTAGCTTCCTTTTCAGCTCTCATTTAACCCAACTCCTCTTCATTCCTCAACAAAAGAGCTCAAATAGTCCTCAATTCTTCATGCATTTTAGCTCGGGTAGGTATCTGTTCAAGAATTGGGTTTACCTGATCGATTTCTGACCTTGTGGGTTGTGCACCCGGAAGTGGCCTTCGAGGAGGCCTTTGGTTAACACCATTTCCAACCCCATTTTGATCGGTTTGAGCATTGCTTGGAGCTGCTCTCTCACGTCAATTGTTAGTACGAGTGTTAACCATGATGTCTACAATGTAATGATGACGGTTAGCAACGGTTAGAGTGAGAACAAAGAGATTTAGGCTACATAACATAAATTTCAgcaacatatatacacattcaTGCCTCAATCTACACTCCCACTCAGTCCCAAACCCGTCGTAGAGCATTTCGTTTCAATGGCTAAGCATACATGCTTAAGCCCGATCATTTCTCATACGGTTTAAGTCCAAAATTCTAAGGTCTTGGTCGAattttggttcacttaaaccatttctctgataccaacatgtaacacccgtcgtttaaaaacttggattttaaaattttatgccaAACGACGTTAAAAATGTAGCGGGAAGGATCACTTTAAAATCTGCCCCATCCGtaacggatggtacctttaaaaatggtgttactaataagcatcatcaaaatgataaaataaatccaagtcttggcaccaacataaatgccacaTTATTACAAGTCTTTAAGCATAAAGTAGATAGCCAAAACATAAGGCTAATGGGAAATCTATcatttaaaagtcttttcaaagaacaagtgttggctaataaaattagctaagtaagataacatgaatttaaaaacatttgcctattatatatactaacaaaATCATAATTAATCGTTAATATCACATACACACATAACATACAATAACATAACACATTAGGATCATCATATTCCTAATTGTGTCTAACTTtactttctttatctttatttctttgcctagacgtaggctaagtgacttacgCCACTTACATAAGGATGTgaggttgtgtgtaggcggtcatagaccatacatggagtcctcacacccaacatgatgggtaaacctttcggtggtccatcggcatcgttaaggaatgacaaaGTCAATCCAACTAAgtaaaccgtttatgcctttatgcaatggtggttagttactccacccggaatactcaaacataactatgccacgggaggtatcatgattcccgAACCACATGACCACATGCGCCCTAGCTCAGAGGAACTAGCACGAGTTAAGCTTAACCTTAAGACTTTACTtttgctcgagacttcttaacTTTATATTAgattaggctacactttcacctaaactaattaCATAcctctttctttactttagagcccgtaaacgtgcacgtgacatggcaacccTAATCAtaagtctagtgactaggtgttcaagtcATGCATACAAACCTATAACATAAacgttttcttttaataatcACAGATCATAATCATTTCATCATATCGTAACATGTATACTTACCTCACacctttgcaacctgcataaGTATGTCATACATCATAGTTGGTACGTATAATATCCCTTAGCAACCTTCCATAATCACCCATAATCATAAAACATGCATACATATTCAATTGGAAGGTTTAACTTATGAAAAcgtgttttgttgtaccatcaggtgacaaaagatgttatcttacctcggtACAGCTTACCAACCAGTTATGTGTATCCTatagtgcttgctaagtgctcccgacTACCTAGAATCAACATAGGACTAATTAACGAGTGTAACGAGACTAAACTGACCTACAATCTATATACGAGTCGCATACCCTTTAATTACCATCATTCCAAATAATAGTCTCTTTTTGACTATTACCCCGGGTAGGTTGTCTCTTTTTGTCTACTTCGAGACTATTATCCCAGGTAGTTAGACTCTTTTTGACTATTCTCAACTTTCgtctatttctagactattaCCCCAGGTAGGTAGTCTCTTTTGGTCTATTTTTCCAAAAACGGGTTTTACACCAGAAAGGACTCTTTTAAGACCTAATTGATGATTTGACACCATCAATTGCTCCATGAACAAGTTGTTAACAAAATGGATCATTAGGTTACATTAAACAACCATTCCTAACATCAAAACTCGATCAATTAACCACAAATGATTACAACAACCCAATCAATTCTCCAAACCCTAAAACCTAAATTAAATCTATACAACTGATTCATATGATCACAAACTAAAGGGAAATcacctatattacctgtagatgatCACAATATTGAAAGATCTTGATCAAACTTCAATTAAACACCAAGAAATGAAGAGATTTGGATGGAGAATTGCTTTGGGAGATAAAAGGAGGCGGCTTGGGGTTTTCACACATGTAAATCTGATTTTGTGATAATTAGGGTTACCTAATTACACTTAAAACCCTGGCCATCAACTTCTAAAGTTACACTTAGAACCCTTCAACTTCTAAACTTAACTTTCTTAGCTTAAATCTCTACCGGGAGTCTTAACATTCTAACAAGCACTTTACTATTTAATTTTACttcaattactttcattaatcttcatattaatcatatcataata
The Erigeron canadensis isolate Cc75 chromosome 2, C_canadensis_v1, whole genome shotgun sequence DNA segment above includes these coding regions:
- the LOC122587846 gene encoding uncharacterized protein LOC122587846 — protein: MKVLCATRVLTKTSRIWWRSATVSLTPEVLAAMPWGTFREKFLEEYMGTRELRLIEKEFRALTAKPGAIGEYARSFTEKLQFVGRVVPIEIDQIEAYCDGLPASYRGLCRQHTTLSAAIKESKRLDDDFKSKRAAIKANIDKQSGSKRKHDGSNGSNKKFKKSSSSRGGGNNNAKPKNWCGTCKAPHLGPCSDKTRRCDTYGGTGHPASECKDKPKCYRCHQTGHFIKDCPQGKDDGKKTAAQKPKARAFQMTVEAAKENDEVVSGTFLVNSKPASVLFDSGANRSFVSTLFAPKLDRVTTPLDCSLEVEIANGTISDIQEGYDDCSIEIKERPFSVQLLPTTLAGFDIVIGMDWLSQHGAIILFSQKIVRFSTPEKSSIANVEVVSEFFDVFPDDLLGIPPDREVTFQIDLISGATPIAKAPYRLAPTETKELMTQLQELLDKGFIRPSSSPWGAPVLFVKKKDGSMRMCIDYRELNKRTVKNKYPLPHIDDLFDQLHGASYFSKIDLRSGYHQLKVKKEDVAKTALRTRYGHYEFFVMPFGLTNAPAAFMDLMNRVCRPFLDHFVIIFIDDILIYSKSETEHRKHLRVVLEVLREKKLYAKFSKCEFWLREV